CGACGAAGGATAAAATGCAGCTCAACCTGGATGGAGAATACGGTGGGCTTTTGCCGGCAGAATTTGAAAACCTTTATCGCCACCTCGACATCATCATGTCTAAGGAAAAGGCGCATGAAATGTCTGAGCCTTCCGCTGAAGAGCAGGAAGAGGAAGTATCTCAGCCTGTGAGTTCGGAAGAAAAGCAAAAAGAAGAGCAGTGAAAAAGCAGACCGATCGGGGTCTGCTTTTTTTTACGCCTGTTCTTTCAGCAAATCAAGAATTTCCCTCATTTGAACCACTTCTCTCGGAATCTCATCCTCTTCCTTTTGTGCTTTGGCTAACGGCTTAAGGAAATGTTCATAGGCGAGCGAAAACTCTTTGAAGAAAACCGGTGCCGGAAACGACGTCTCCTCAATCGTATTAAGTGACTCTGAGGGCATTTTTTTGATATCGACTCTGCTCCTGTCAGGGCTGAACTGAAAAGCGATAACATTCTCAGACTCGACTCCGAACGGCGTGACCTTAAATGATTCAAATTTACGGATCAGCTTCATCGCCACATCATAAATCACCGTCTTTGAGACCTCAGTCAAAAATTGCACCGATTTTGCCTCGTATGTAAAAACAAACCTTGTGTCGCCGTTTAAATACGTAAGGAAACGATCTCCCTCTGTCAGGTTTTCTGCTCCAAGTGCATCTATTTGAATCATTCTATCCCTCCCTTGCTGATTGGTTTATTATACAAACTTTATGTTACATGCTGGTATCATTTGGTTAACATATGTATGTTTTCAAAGGGGGTGATTTACATACGGCAAAAAAAAGAGTGCCAAATAGGCACTCCAGGTTAGCTTGCTTTCTTGTATTCAGTCTTCTTCTCTTTAATTCCAACTTTATAAAAGACCAATCCAAGGATGATAAACAGCACAGGCCCAATCACCATCGGCGCATATTCGGAAATCGTCGTATCAGATGATGGAATCAGGGTCAGCACAATCGTACCGACAACAGAAAGCAATCCTACCCCAGCTACGATGTATGCTGCCGCATTGTGCTTAATTTTAAAAGGCCGGACCGTCGTCTTATCTGTCATCCGCAGCTTCACGTAAGCGGAGATAAGGAACAGATACGGGATAAAGAAGGCAAGCGTCGCCATCAGAATCAGCATGTTCAAGGCAGCTGAAATCGTCGGGATAAAAGCAGAGAATAAAAGGATAACCGTAACGCCTGCTGCCTGCCAGAGAATCAGGTTCACCGGCATTTTGTCTTTGTTGATTTTCAGCAGCGCCTTCGGCAGAACCTTTTTGCCGCTTTCGTACATCATGACGCTTGGATTCAGGATCAGGAAGGACAGCGATCCAACAACCGCAATGACGAAGCAGATACCCAACAGCTGGGATAAGCTAAACGGCAGATTAAACTGAGCCGTCACTTTATCCGCGAACAGGTACAGCGCATTCGCCGTCTGATCCGGTGTAATTTGAATAACAAATTGGAAGGCCACTGTTGCCATGATGTAAATAACAGCAATAATAGCGGATGTGATGAAAATCGCTTTCGGGAACGTTTTTTGCGGATTCTTTACGTCTTCCGCAATCGTTCCGAGCATTTCCATCCCGGAAAAAGCAAACATCAGCGTTGATAAAAACATGATTGTATTAAAGGAAACAGAATTCGGCATCACCGATTCAGCCGAAAACGGAGTGGCGGAAGGCTGTCCGCTCACAAGGCTCGCAATTCCGAATCCAAAAATGAGAAGAGCGGGAACGACAACGCCAAGCGGCGCACCAAATGATGCGAGCTTTTCACTCATCCGTGTTCCTTTTAGCGTTAAGAGAGTAATAAGCCAGAAAATCACAATGGAGATGATGTTCGTCGTCCATGTGCTGTCCATAATCTGCTGCTGATTGATGGCATACGCCAGATTAACGGTAATTCCAATGAGCAGCGATGGGTAGTACGTAAAATTCGCCACCCAGAAAAACCAGCCGGCGAGGAAGCTCGCCTTTTCGCCAAACGCCCGCTTCACCCAGGCGCTGATTCCGCCCTGGTCCGGATAGGTGGTCGAAAGCTCGGCCACGATTAAACTGATAGGGATGAAATATAGGAAAGCTGCCGCGATCCAGAAGACAATCGCCGATGGCCCGATCGTAGAGGCAAACGGAATGTTCTTCAATCCAAGAATCGCATTAATGCTGATAAGGGACAACCCCATCAAGCCCAGCTTTTTCGATTTGATCGTAGTCATGATAGTAACCTGCCTTGTGTGAGTATTTATTCACTTGATAGAATGATTATACACCCGATTTGCATGAATCTCTGATAAAAGTGTATTAGTACAATTCAGATAATTCGGAGGAGAAAACAGACAAAATTTAGAAGGTGCGAAGCCGTGAATGTTTGCATAGCGTATATGGTAAAATGAAAGCAGCATATTTGAAAAGGACGATAAGAATGCCAAATATAGATGTACCTGTTATGAAAAATGAATTGTATGACGTTACGTTCGAGGACCTGACACATGAAGGAGCGGGAGTCGCCAAGGTCGAGGGCTTCCCGATTTTCGTGCAAAACGCCCTGCCAGGCGAACGCGCCAGCATTAAAATCATCAAGGTGAAAAAGGGCTTTGCCTTTGGGCGTCTGATGGAAATAAAGGAACAAAGCTCGGAGCGAAGAGAAGCTCCATGCCCGATCTACAAGGAATGCGGAGGCTGCCAGCTTCAGCACCTGAGCTATGAGGGCCAGCTCGATTTCAAGCGCAAGCAGGTCGAAAACGTTCTCAGCCGGATCGGCAAGCTCAACCTGGATGAAGTCACCGTCCACCCGACACTCGGCATGGACAACCCATGGAACTACCGCAACAAAGCCCAGGTACCAGTCGGCGAACGGGAAGGCGGCTTAGTCGCAGGCTTTTATCAGCAGCGCTCCCATGAGATCATTGATATGCAGAAATGCCTGATCCAGCAGGCCGAAAACGACGACGTCGTCCAGGCCGTCAAGGAAATCTGCAGCCGTCACGGCATCCGTGCCTATAATGAAGAAAAACACAAAGGCTGGCTCCGCCACATCATGGTCCGCTACGGCCAGATGACCGGTGAAATGATGGTCGTCTTCGTCACCAGAACGAACGACTTCCCGCACAAAAATGAAATCATCGAAGAAATCACAAGCCGATTCGGACAAGTAAAATCCATTGTCCAAAACATCAACAGCAAACGCACCAACGTCATCTTCGGCGACGAAACAAACGTCCTCTGGGGCGAAGAATACATCTACGACAGCATCGGCGACATCCGATTCGCCATCTCGGCAAGATCGTTCTACCAGGTCAACCCTGAGCAAACAAAGGTCCTGTATGACAAAGCACTGGAATATGCGCAGCTGACCGGAGAAGAGACTGTTATCGACGCCTACTGCGGCATCGGAACGATCTCGCTGTTCCTCGCCCAGAAAGCGAAAAAAGTATACGGAGTCGAAATCGTACCCGAAGCCATCGAAGACGCCAAACGCAACGCCGAGCTCAACGGACTGACCAACGCAGAGTTTGGAGTCGGAGAAGCCGAAGTCGTCATCCCGAACTGGTACAAGCAGGGGATTAAAGCAGACACCATCGTCGTAGATCCGCCACGCAAAGGCTGCGATGAAGCGCTGCTCAAGACCATCTTGGAAATGAAGCCAAAGCGGGTTGTGTATGTGAGCTGTAACCCGGGGACTTTGGCGAGAGACTTGCATGTGTTGGAGCAGGGAGGATATCAAACGGTTGAGGTTCAGCCCGTGGATATGTTTCCTCATACGATGCATTGTGAGGCGGTTGTCAGGATAGAAAGAAAGCAGGCTAGTATCTAAGACTTTCAAGGGTTTAAGTTAATAGTGGTAAAGTGTGTTTCGTGTTCCCTCAGACTTATAGTTTGGGGGATTTTTGCTTTTGCGTATTTGTATATGTGAATAGAGGAAAACGGTAGCTCTTGCAGAATAAAATAGTCAATTAGAGTATTGTAACGACAAGGAGGAGTTAAGTTATGAAACTTCTGCTCACATCTGCAGGCATCATGAATAAAAGCATACACGACGCGCTGGTTGGCATGCTGGGCAAGCCACTCGCCGACTGCAGCGCTCTGTGCATCCCCACCGCGATGTACGGACACCCCTGGGTTGGCCCCGGCATCAAAACTTGGCAGTTCATCACCGGGAAAGAAGCAAATCCTATGGTCAACCTGGGCTGGAAATCCGTCGGCATACTGGAGCTCACAGCGCTGCCAAGCATCGATGAAGACCGCTGGGTGCCGCTGGTAAGGGAGACGGACGTCCTGCTGGTGGGGGAGGCGACGCGCTCTACCTGAGTTACTGGATGCGGCAATCCGGATTGGCAGACCTCTTGCCCTCGCTGCGTTCAGTCTATGTGGGAATGAGCGCAGGAAGCATGGTGATGTCACCTAACATCGGGGAATTCTTTGTTGGCTGGATTCCACCGGACGGCGGAGATAAAACACTAGGTTTTGTCGATTTTTCCATCTTTCCACATTTAAATCACGAGATACTGCCGCATAATACGATGTCCGCTGCAGAGAGATGGGCAGACGAGATGGAGGGGCCGGCTTATGCGATTGACGATCAAACCGCCATCAAAGTAAATGACGGAGCGATTGAAGTTGTCTCTGAGGGACATTGGAAACTGTTTCAAACTCCATCTTAGGCGAAATTCTAGTGGTGAGAAACGCATTTTAGGTAGTTCAATCCTTAAACTGATACAGTCAAATTTGAAGAGCCTACTTTAAGTCAACAGATTCGTCAATGTGTCTTATCTCACCATTACCATGTGCATTTCAACTCACTCCTAGGTAAGTTATAATGAAACCAGAATATAAGATGGTTTTAGGAGGCTGCTATGAAAAAGAACATTCATGTAGTAGGCGCAGTAATCGTTGAAAACGGCAAAATTCTCTGTGCCCAGCGGGGAGATGGCAAGGCGCTTTCTCAAAAATGGGAATTCCCGGGCGGAAAGATTGAAGAGGGGGAAACGCCTCAAGAAGCGCTGCGCCGGGAGATTGAAGAAGAAATGCTTTGCAAGGTGGAAATAGGGGGAAAGATCGAGACAACGGTTTATGAATATGATTTCGGAATTGTCCACCTCACCACTTTTTATTGCCAGCTGAAGGAAGGTACGCCGGTTTTAACTGAGCATGCAGCAATGAAGTGGCTAGTACCTGAGGAGTTGGACACTTTAGATTGGGCTCCTGCAGATGTGCCTGCTATTGAAAAAATCTCAAGAGAATTTATTCTTAACTAATAAAGAGCTACTCGCAAATTGTGGGTAGCTTTTTATGTTTCCCATTTATTAGCAGGATCTATTATAGTATCATAAAATGAAAGAATACTTGGTAAATAAGGGGATACTATGTCAAATTTAGTTGAGAACTTAACGGCTTCTTTATATAAAGGGTTCATTGATCAGAAGCATACTCGCGCTGGTAATTTTCGACCTGAGTTATTGGTGAATAACACCCATAAAAATGAAAATGTTTTAAACGCTGTCCTGGAGGAATTGGAGAAAAGCATCGACTTTATTTTCTCCGTTGCGTTTATTACAGAGAGTGGTTTAGCCACGTTGAAATCCCATTTGCTAGATTTGAAGCACAAAGGAATTCGCGGACGGATTTTAACGTCTACCTTTTTAAACTTTAACCAGCCTAAGGTATTCAAAGAGCTGATGAAGCTAGAAAATGTAGAAGTACGAACAACTAATATAAAAGGTTTCCATTCGAAAGGATATATTTTTAAACACCATACACATTATTCTCTTATCGTAGGCAGCTCAAATCTAACAGCACATGCCTTAAAGGTAAATTATGAGTGGAACGTGAAGCTTACTTCTCATGAAAATGGGGAGATTGTACATCATTTTAAGAATCAGTTTGAAGAGGTGTGGGAAAATGCCCATCTTCTTACTTCTGATTGGATAGAAGCATACGAAAAGTCATACACCCCCATAGCAAGACCGAATGAAATCAATCAATTAATTGAAATGCCGGCTCCTTACGAAACGAATGCTATAGAGGAAGCTCTGAAAATTGTCCCCAATAAGATGCAGGAGGCAGCCTTACTACAAATTGCTGCTGTGAGAGAGGCTGGAAAAGATAAAGGCATTATTATCTCTGCCACTGGAACAGGAAAAACGTACCTATCAGCGTTTGATGTTCGTCGCTATGCTCCGAAAAGGATGCTTTTCATCGTACACCGTGAACAAATTCTTTCGAAGGCCAAAACTGATTTTCTAAAGATTCTAGGTGGAATCGAATCTGACTTTGGCATTTACTCAGGAAATAACAAGCAAACACAAGCGAAATATCTTTTTGCAACGATTCAAACGATTTCAAAAGAGGCAAATCTAAATCAATTTGACCCAGAAGAATTTGATTATATTTTAATTGATGAAGTACATAAAGCTGGTGCATCCTCTTACCGTCGAGTCATGAATTATTTCCAACCGAAGTTTTTAATGGGAATGACAGCTACACCAGAACGGACAGATGATTTTAATATTTATCAGCTGTTTGACTACAATATAGCCTACGAAATCCGCTTGCAGGAAGCATTAGAAGAAGATATGCTTTGTCCATTTCATTATTTTGGTGTCACCGACATGGTCTACGACGGAGAGTTGCTAGATGAAGAGGTTTCCTTTTCCAAATTGGTTGATACGGAGAGGGTAGATCACATTGTAGAGAAGCTCTACTACTATGGACACTCTGGTGATAGAGTTAAAGGATTAATCTTCTGTAGTAGAAAAGATGAGGCAACGAAGCTTTCATTTGAATTAAACCAAAGAGGGTTACGTACCATTTCCTTGACGGGCGAAAACTCTCAGGATGAGAGAACACTAGCGGTAAACCAGCTTGAAAATGGAAAACTCGATTACATTTTAACGGTTGATATTTTCAATGAGGGCATTGATATTCCTTGCATCAATCAAGTGGTGATGCTTAGGCAAACACAGTCCAGTATCATTTTTATTCAGCAGCTAGGAAGAGGTCTTCGTAAACATGCCTCCAAAGAATACGTAACCATTATTGATTTTATCGGCAACTACAAAAACAACTACTTGATCCCTGTCGCCTTATCAGGGGACAAGTCACAAAACAAGGACAACATCCGCCGCCATGTGAAGGATACAAGCTATATTAAAGGCGTGTCTACGATTAATTTTGAAGAAATTGCTAAGAAGCAAATTTTTAAGGCGATCACGAACAGTAAATTAACATCATTGAAATTGTTAAAAGAGGCTTATACGGAGCTGAAAAATCGCATCGGAAGAGTTCCCGAGCTTTATGACTTTATCCAGCATAACTCCATTGACCCAGTCGTGATTGTGGAGGAGCATTTCAATTACTATCAGTTTTTAAAGAAAATAAAAGAGGATGTTCCGGTTATTTCAGAATATGAAAGCAAGGTCCTCACCATGCTTTCATTAGAGGTATTAAATGGACAAAGACTGCATGAAATTGTATTACTAGATCTTTTAATGAAGCAAGAAAAAGTAAGTGTTCAGCAGTTTACACATAAATTGAATGATCTCAATTGTCGTTTGAGTCCTGAGACGCTTACCTCAGTTCGGCGAGTATTTGATCTCTCCTTTTTTACACAGGTTAGTCGTA
The Metabacillus sp. FJAT-52054 genome window above contains:
- a CDS encoding (deoxy)nucleoside triphosphate pyrophosphohydrolase; amino-acid sequence: MKKNIHVVGAVIVENGKILCAQRGDGKALSQKWEFPGGKIEEGETPQEALRREIEEEMLCKVEIGGKIETTVYEYDFGIVHLTTFYCQLKEGTPVLTEHAAMKWLVPEELDTLDWAPADVPAIEKISREFILN
- the rlmD gene encoding 23S rRNA (uracil(1939)-C(5))-methyltransferase RlmD → MPNIDVPVMKNELYDVTFEDLTHEGAGVAKVEGFPIFVQNALPGERASIKIIKVKKGFAFGRLMEIKEQSSERREAPCPIYKECGGCQLQHLSYEGQLDFKRKQVENVLSRIGKLNLDEVTVHPTLGMDNPWNYRNKAQVPVGEREGGLVAGFYQQRSHEIIDMQKCLIQQAENDDVVQAVKEICSRHGIRAYNEEKHKGWLRHIMVRYGQMTGEMMVVFVTRTNDFPHKNEIIEEITSRFGQVKSIVQNINSKRTNVIFGDETNVLWGEEYIYDSIGDIRFAISARSFYQVNPEQTKVLYDKALEYAQLTGEETVIDAYCGIGTISLFLAQKAKKVYGVEIVPEAIEDAKRNAELNGLTNAEFGVGEAEVVIPNWYKQGIKADTIVVDPPRKGCDEALLKTILEMKPKRVVYVSCNPGTLARDLHVLEQGGYQTVEVQPVDMFPHTMHCEAVVRIERKQASI
- a CDS encoding amino acid permease; amino-acid sequence: MTTIKSKKLGLMGLSLISINAILGLKNIPFASTIGPSAIVFWIAAAFLYFIPISLIVAELSTTYPDQGGISAWVKRAFGEKASFLAGWFFWVANFTYYPSLLIGITVNLAYAINQQQIMDSTWTTNIISIVIFWLITLLTLKGTRMSEKLASFGAPLGVVVPALLIFGFGIASLVSGQPSATPFSAESVMPNSVSFNTIMFLSTLMFAFSGMEMLGTIAEDVKNPQKTFPKAIFITSAIIAVIYIMATVAFQFVIQITPDQTANALYLFADKVTAQFNLPFSLSQLLGICFVIAVVGSLSFLILNPSVMMYESGKKVLPKALLKINKDKMPVNLILWQAAGVTVILLFSAFIPTISAALNMLILMATLAFFIPYLFLISAYVKLRMTDKTTVRPFKIKHNAAAYIVAGVGLLSVVGTIVLTLIPSSDTTISEYAPMVIGPVLFIILGLVFYKVGIKEKKTEYKKAS
- a CDS encoding DUF3427 domain-containing protein; the protein is MSNLVENLTASLYKGFIDQKHTRAGNFRPELLVNNTHKNENVLNAVLEELEKSIDFIFSVAFITESGLATLKSHLLDLKHKGIRGRILTSTFLNFNQPKVFKELMKLENVEVRTTNIKGFHSKGYIFKHHTHYSLIVGSSNLTAHALKVNYEWNVKLTSHENGEIVHHFKNQFEEVWENAHLLTSDWIEAYEKSYTPIARPNEINQLIEMPAPYETNAIEEALKIVPNKMQEAALLQIAAVREAGKDKGIIISATGTGKTYLSAFDVRRYAPKRMLFIVHREQILSKAKTDFLKILGGIESDFGIYSGNNKQTQAKYLFATIQTISKEANLNQFDPEEFDYILIDEVHKAGASSYRRVMNYFQPKFLMGMTATPERTDDFNIYQLFDYNIAYEIRLQEALEEDMLCPFHYFGVTDMVYDGELLDEEVSFSKLVDTERVDHIVEKLYYYGHSGDRVKGLIFCSRKDEATKLSFELNQRGLRTISLTGENSQDERTLAVNQLENGKLDYILTVDIFNEGIDIPCINQVVMLRQTQSSIIFIQQLGRGLRKHASKEYVTIIDFIGNYKNNYLIPVALSGDKSQNKDNIRRHVKDTSYIKGVSTINFEEIAKKQIFKAITNSKLTSLKLLKEAYTELKNRIGRVPELYDFIQHNSIDPVVIVEEHFNYYQFLKKIKEDVPVISEYESKVLTMLSLEVLNGQRLHEIVLLDLLMKQEKVSVQQFTHKLNDLNCRLSPETLTSVRRVFDLSFFTQVSRKKYGDQAIVVLDGEDFAFSQSVKELLTNSYFSRMVEDIIKSAKVKAKAFQCNQLLTINQKYSRKDVCKLLNWFKDESAVVNGYKTKHQTCPIFITYHKKVNIEESINYKDEFLSQELLNWETRKNRKIDSKEVKEIIHADENNIDLHIFVKKEDGEGSDYYYLGKAHPDQENIKQSKRVVDGKDLPVVHIHMVMEQPVDYKIYQYLVNGEEEIN